TCTCAATGTCGAACTCGCTGCTCGGGGCGGCAATCTGAACTGGAATAAACGCAGATGTCGAAGACGGCGATAATGGATGTGCCGGGGTATGTTTCCTGATCCATTTCCAAACGAGGTTCGCGTTGACCCCGTGTTCTCGCGCCAGTTTCGATACTGATGCGCCGGGTTCAAGGCAGGCCGCAACAAGGCGATCTTTCGAACCTTGATCGAAGCGCCGTCTTCCATTCCGACCAACCAGCCGCACAGCAAGTTTTTGACCTTCACCCATACTTGGTGTCCACCTTTTTTAAGTGGACACCTCATGCCAAAGCTCACTCAATTACAGAAGGTGCGGAGAAATTCGCGCTTACTAATGAAGCACTACTATTTCTGTTTGGCATGCCCACTATCCGTGTTAGCGGGCGTGTTATCCCTGTCACTTCGGCGAGTGAAATCTCAAGTGGCAGCGGCGCGGGTCTCGCCGGAATTACACTCAAACACGATTATAGCGAGTTATTCTGTTGGCACTGTACCGTTTTCTTTTCAGA
The window above is part of the Rhizobium sp. 9140 genome. Proteins encoded here:
- a CDS encoding IS66-like element accessory protein TnpA, whose protein sequence is MGEGQKLAVRLVGRNGRRRFDQGSKDRLVAACLEPGASVSKLAREHGVNANLVWKWIRKHTPAHPLSPSSTSAFIPVQIAAPSSEFDIEMPATDREERLPTTERSDPLTSPAKVSVSLPNGVRLTLECRDLNALTAIIGALGHV